From one bacterium genomic stretch:
- a CDS encoding ATP-binding protein translates to MRKQIRILQGPKLTKLKKYKYVDYDFQESYFEIPEIIERANAFIIALYNINALNEVVFKVRVISQTIEFLIEYSSCFEENINSILEKHFPAIRISNIDNTPNGFKNNIELYGIPDVRNFIDKEETLWDVILRNVSLYDFEVDITLHKIEQNNLLESIKRFQKIIKSVSPRTEAQKGKFAGMGRARTEIDQEARFAVEFFKTHLRRLIDGNVSGLWNTKIKISSDEKENCDNIASLFSSLTSPRDEYLYPVSSIKKDPLERISYKGSLAVKKGIFSDVEKGKEEYSQTLSSCITSFEAASIIAFPQNEIPGFKVKQPVMFGGAMAEQKEGRNISLGNLVLFKETAVKEQIPINNFVKHCLIVGTTGMGKTLTAKHILSQIHQEKIPFLIIEPAKLEYRSIKQFLSSIYTVGCESPVGKENKSPMRINPFDFPSELGVQTHIDLLKSVFNASFPMYGPMPYILEVAINNIYKKMGWDLKSGKNVYIMELEKKNMDDEVKKSDFYPTLQDLHEEIESVMQKTEYSQDLTSDIKGALRVRIGSLMEGAKGYLFNVRKSKPTIEELLSKSTLLELQYLGDDEEKTFFIGLILARIYEHYLAKNEFPGKLKHITLIEEAHRLLKNQPDNVSMELANVKAKALETFNNILAETRGYGEGLIIAEQIPTKLSPDTIKNTSMKIIHRLYSKDDREIIGDSIGLNDEQKTELIYLEPGEAVVFHEGINQPLRVKIENREDLKPTSVEDNSIKSLQIAEPYIAFLIENRDFITLIHKIINTFFVEENLKEAGLTLIRQERDKTLEYVLKSLGLKVTDDNLRNTIIQEATTRVVNHYLKEIESKIEKGFIAKLRLQKIVQECLLLVMVHNGELSKDNTLNAIKRLQENYFEIFLNSNKPYKSCKNCQKSCVYLPLIDNILNNKLTANDLIYETNERARKGYILPGDTQLDDMAKMLRDKDILIFQDIISFQTSKNLIICIFANQYKDNKDEIDKLIGIIELPEEQIDIIQNRENGSDDECLEEVKEAKHCFQEMLESINNIANKTKLNNISLINRKLSWVLLLISMILAFLLWSKYCG, encoded by the coding sequence AATAAGGATATCAAATATTGATAACACCCCAAATGGTTTTAAAAATAATATAGAATTGTATGGGATACCTGATGTTAGAAATTTTATTGATAAAGAAGAAACACTCTGGGATGTTATTCTTAGAAATGTTTCGCTTTATGATTTTGAAGTTGATATTACGTTGCATAAGATAGAGCAAAACAATCTTTTAGAATCAATTAAGCGCTTTCAAAAAATAATTAAGAGCGTTTCGCCGCGAACAGAAGCACAAAAAGGGAAATTCGCAGGCATGGGTAGAGCAAGAACAGAAATTGATCAGGAGGCTCGATTTGCAGTAGAATTTTTTAAAACACACTTAAGACGATTGATAGATGGCAATGTTTCTGGATTGTGGAATACAAAAATTAAAATTTCTTCTGATGAAAAAGAGAATTGTGATAATATCGCCAGTTTGTTTTCTTCTTTAACCAGTCCTCGTGATGAATATTTATATCCAGTATCTTCTATTAAAAAAGACCCTTTAGAAAGAATTAGCTATAAGGGGAGTTTAGCTGTTAAAAAAGGAATTTTTTCTGACGTAGAAAAAGGAAAGGAGGAGTATAGTCAAACATTATCCTCTTGTATTACATCTTTTGAAGCTGCCAGCATTATTGCTTTTCCTCAAAATGAAATCCCAGGATTTAAAGTCAAACAACCTGTTATGTTTGGTGGGGCAATGGCAGAGCAAAAAGAAGGAAGAAACATCTCCTTAGGCAACCTTGTTTTGTTTAAAGAAACTGCAGTAAAAGAGCAAATCCCCATAAATAATTTTGTTAAACACTGTTTAATAGTAGGTACAACGGGAATGGGTAAAACACTGACAGCAAAGCATATTTTATCCCAAATACATCAAGAAAAGATTCCATTCCTTATCATCGAACCCGCAAAATTAGAATATCGTTCAATAAAACAATTTCTTTCTTCTATATATACTGTGGGTTGTGAAAGTCCTGTAGGCAAAGAAAATAAATCTCCAATGAGAATTAATCCTTTTGATTTTCCCTCAGAATTAGGTGTTCAAACTCATATAGACCTTTTAAAATCTGTTTTCAACGCAAGTTTTCCTATGTATGGTCCAATGCCTTATATTTTAGAAGTGGCTATAAATAATATCTATAAAAAAATGGGATGGGACCTGAAAAGCGGGAAAAATGTATATATTATGGAGTTAGAAAAAAAGAATATGGATGATGAAGTTAAGAAGTCCGATTTTTATCCTACTTTACAGGACCTTCACGAAGAAATAGAATCCGTAATGCAAAAAACTGAATATTCACAAGATTTGACTAGCGATATCAAAGGTGCATTGAGAGTCAGGATAGGAAGTTTGATGGAAGGAGCCAAAGGGTATCTTTTTAACGTACGCAAATCTAAACCTACAATTGAAGAATTGCTCTCTAAGTCAACTCTTTTAGAACTACAATATTTAGGGGATGACGAAGAAAAAACTTTTTTCATAGGACTCATCTTAGCAAGGATATACGAACATTATTTAGCAAAAAATGAATTTCCAGGCAAGCTTAAACACATTACACTCATCGAAGAAGCTCATCGTCTCCTAAAAAATCAACCAGACAACGTTTCAATGGAATTAGCAAATGTTAAAGCGAAAGCTCTTGAAACATTTAATAATATATTAGCAGAAACTCGTGGATACGGAGAAGGATTAATTATAGCGGAACAGATTCCTACTAAATTATCTCCTGACACTATAAAGAATACAAGTATGAAAATTATTCACAGATTATATTCAAAAGATGACAGAGAGATTATTGGTGATTCCATTGGGTTGAACGATGAACAAAAAACAGAACTTATTTATTTAGAACCGGGAGAAGCAGTGGTTTTTCATGAAGGGATAAATCAACCTTTGAGAGTTAAAATAGAAAACCGTGAAGATTTAAAACCAACAAGCGTTGAGGATAATAGTATAAAATCCTTACAAATAGCTGAACCATATATTGCTTTTTTGATAGAAAATAGAGATTTTATAACTCTGATTCATAAAATAATAAATACATTTTTTGTGGAGGAAAATCTAAAAGAAGCTGGTTTGACATTAATAAGACAAGAAAGGGATAAGACGTTGGAATACGTATTAAAATCTTTAGGATTAAAGGTGACAGATGATAACTTACGAAATACTATCATACAAGAAGCAACTACAAGAGTAGTAAATCATTATTTGAAAGAAATTGAAAGTAAAATTGAGAAAGGTTTTATAGCAAAACTTAGATTACAGAAAATAGTCCAAGAATGTTTATTATTGGTTATGGTACACAATGGAGAGTTAAGCAAGGACAACACTTTAAATGCCATTAAAAGGTTACAAGAAAATTATTTTGAAATATTTCTTAACAGCAATAAACCTTACAAATCTTGCAAAAACTGTCAAAAAAGTTGTGTATATTTACCATTAATAGACAACATTTTGAATAACAAACTAACTGCAAATGACTTAATTTATGAAACTAATGAGAGAGCAAGAAAAGGATACATATTGCCAGGTGATACTCAATTAGATGATATGGCTAAAATGTTGAGAGACAAAGATATTTTAATATTTCAGGATATCATCAGTTTTCAGACATCAAAAAATTTAATAATATGTATTTTTGCAAATCAATATAAAGACAACAAAGATGAAATTGATAAATTGATTGGCATAATAGAGCTTCCTGAGGAACAAATTGATATTATTCAAAATAGAGAAAACGGTTCTGATGATGAGTGTTTAGAGGAAGTTAAGGAAGCGAAACACTGTTTTCAGGAAATGTTGGAATCAATAAATAATATTGCAAATAAAACTAAATTAAATAATATAAGCTTAATAAACAGAAAACTTTCCTGGGTACTGTTACTTATAAGTATGATTCTTGCTTTTCTTCTTTGGTCAAAATATTGTGGCTAA